The Candidatus Binatus sp. genome window below encodes:
- a CDS encoding Lrp/AsnC family transcriptional regulator translates to MKFGGDSPELDAIDLQIIGLLQEHGRIPFVKLGEQVGLSAPSVNERVKKLEDGGVITGYHAAVDATRLGKDVTAFIGVSISHPKTISLFKESVALLDDVLECHHVTGQHTLLLKIKTDNTSSLERLISAIRSIEGVARTETMVVLSTHTERGLISVHPDGDSHEPGNGRRHRHGAAKPAPAEPRRVS, encoded by the coding sequence ATGAAATTCGGCGGAGATTCCCCCGAACTCGATGCCATTGATCTGCAGATTATCGGCCTGCTGCAGGAACACGGCCGCATTCCGTTCGTCAAGCTCGGAGAGCAAGTCGGGCTTTCGGCGCCGTCGGTCAACGAACGCGTCAAAAAACTCGAAGACGGCGGAGTTATCACCGGCTATCACGCCGCCGTCGATGCGACCCGCCTCGGCAAGGACGTCACCGCGTTTATCGGCGTGTCGATTTCGCATCCGAAAACAATCTCGCTGTTCAAGGAATCCGTCGCACTGCTCGACGACGTGCTCGAATGCCATCACGTCACCGGCCAGCACACGCTCCTGCTGAAAATCAAAACCGACAACACTTCGTCGCTCGAGCGGCTGATCAGTGCGATCCGCTCGATCGAAGGAGTGGCGCGGACGGAGACGATGGTGGTGCTGTCGACGCATACCGAGCGCGGTTTGATTTCGGTTCATCCCGACGGCGACTCGCACGAGCCTGGCAACGGCAGGCGCCATCGCCACGGCGCCGCGAAACCTGCGCCTGCGGAACCGAGACGGGTGTCATGA
- a CDS encoding ammonium transporter has product MMPRRSQLGLAAATFAALTLFSPLARAQTAASSPPLDNSLNLAWLLVAGFLVMFMQLGFAMVETGFTRSKNAVNTMAMNLIIYPIGIIGFWLTGYGFMMGGVAHWPSLGMAAIGHHELSITIGAHSYGIIGFSKFALLSVSRDPASLGMFLFSLVFMDTAATIPTGAMAERWKFKAFFIYGLFMSMFLYPLYGNWVWGGGWLSQLGANLGLGHGHLDFAGSSVVHMTGGVAGLAGAYMVGPRIGKFRRDGAIGALPGHNLPMAVSGTLILAFGWFGFNAGSTLAASDPRIAIIAVNTMLASAAGALAALLYLWNQYNKPDVAIACNGLLGGLVAITAPCAFVTPAAAVLIGVIAGLLVVWAVLELERRFRIDDPVGAIAVHGACGIWGALALGLFADGTYGDGWNGVAGPVRGLLYGDAGQFFAQLIGVTVNVVVVFGLAILFFKIVERTVGNRVLVEVEWSGLDALEMGSDAYPHS; this is encoded by the coding sequence ATGATGCCGAGACGATCGCAACTCGGATTGGCCGCCGCCACTTTCGCCGCGCTGACGCTATTTTCGCCGCTGGCGCGCGCGCAGACTGCCGCGTCGTCGCCGCCGCTGGACAATTCGCTGAACCTCGCGTGGCTGCTGGTCGCGGGCTTCCTGGTGATGTTCATGCAGCTCGGATTCGCAATGGTGGAGACGGGGTTCACGCGCTCCAAGAACGCGGTCAATACCATGGCGATGAACCTGATCATTTACCCGATCGGCATCATCGGCTTCTGGCTCACCGGCTACGGCTTCATGATGGGCGGGGTCGCGCACTGGCCCTCGCTTGGCATGGCCGCGATTGGCCATCACGAGCTGTCGATCACGATCGGCGCGCATTCGTATGGAATCATCGGCTTCAGCAAGTTCGCGCTGCTCAGCGTCAGTCGCGATCCGGCCAGCCTGGGCATGTTTCTATTCTCGCTGGTTTTCATGGACACCGCCGCGACCATTCCGACGGGTGCGATGGCGGAGCGATGGAAGTTCAAAGCGTTCTTCATCTACGGACTGTTCATGTCGATGTTCCTGTACCCGTTGTATGGCAACTGGGTATGGGGCGGAGGATGGCTCTCGCAGCTCGGCGCGAACCTGGGCCTGGGCCACGGCCATCTGGATTTTGCCGGATCGTCGGTCGTGCACATGACGGGCGGAGTGGCCGGTCTCGCCGGCGCTTACATGGTGGGTCCGCGCATCGGAAAGTTCCGGCGCGACGGCGCCATCGGCGCGTTGCCCGGACATAACCTGCCCATGGCCGTCAGCGGAACGTTGATTCTCGCGTTCGGATGGTTCGGCTTCAACGCCGGCTCAACGCTGGCCGCATCGGATCCCCGAATCGCGATCATCGCGGTGAACACCATGCTCGCCTCTGCGGCCGGCGCGCTCGCGGCGCTGCTCTATTTGTGGAATCAGTATAACAAGCCCGACGTCGCGATCGCCTGCAACGGCCTGCTGGGCGGACTCGTCGCAATCACCGCCCCGTGCGCATTCGTAACGCCGGCGGCGGCTGTTCTGATTGGCGTGATCGCGGGACTGCTGGTCGTGTGGGCGGTGCTTGAACTGGAACGCCGCTTTCGAATCGACGATCCCGTCGGCGCGATCGCGGTGCACGGTGCGTGCGGAATATGGGGAGCGCTGGCGCTTGGTCTGTTTGCCGACGGCACCTACGGCGACGGATGGAACGGTGTCGCGGGTCCGGTGCGCGGCCTGCTCTACGGCGACGCTGGTCAATTTTTTGCCCAGTTGATTGGTGTCACGGTGAACGTGGTCGTGGTATTCGGCCTTGCGATCCTGTTCTTCAAGATCGTCGAGCGCACGGTGGGCAACCGCGTGCTGGTGGAAGTCGAATGGTCGGGGCTGGATGCGCTTGAGATGGGAAGCGACGCCTATCCACATTCGTAG